Proteins encoded within one genomic window of Triticum aestivum cultivar Chinese Spring chromosome 2D, IWGSC CS RefSeq v2.1, whole genome shotgun sequence:
- the LOC123054364 gene encoding serine/threonine-protein kinase STY13-like, with protein MEKQLRKGEGDRPMASWEIDLAKLDIHHREPPGSFGSFCSATYNGRKVLAKLLDQGEDGFMTETEISTRREAFRKEVAVWKELNHRNVARFIGASTGTTDRSIPADSGESSAPIDLPERACCVVVEYLCLGTLRQRLYAHRERKIGYKIVVEFALDLANGLSYLHSKDIVHRDVKPENMLLDAEAVVKIADFGVTRVQAKNPEDMTGMTGTLGYMAPEVIEDKPYDRKCDVYSFGICLWAIYCCDIPYYPGMSSIEISSAVVHNNLRPKIPRCCPTRLANIMKRCWDADPDKRPEMKEVVHLLEDLDTTKGGGMIPEGTNPGCFCFFGPRRVGP; from the exons ATGGAGAAGCAGCTGCGCAAGGGGGAAGGCGACCGGCCCATGGCGTCCTGGGAGATCGACCTCGCCAAGCTCGACATCCACCACCGGGAACCGCCCGGATCCTTCGGCAGCTTCTGCAgcgccacctataatggcagaaAGGTCCTGG CTAAACTATTGGACCAGGGAGAAGATGGCTTTATGACAGAGACTGAAATTTCTACTCGGCGCGAAGCATTCAGGAAGGAGGTTGCGGTCTGGAAGGAGCTCAACCACCGAAATGTTGCAAGG TTCATCGGTGCATCAACGGGTACCACTGACCGTAGCATTCCGGCTGATAGTGGCGAGAGCAGTGCACCCATTGATCTGCCAGAGAGAGCCTGTTGTGTTGTCGTTGAATATCTCTGTTTAGGAACACTGAGACAACGTCTATATGCTCACAGAGAGAGAAAGATCGGATACAAAATTGTGGTTGAGTTTGCGTTGGATTTGGCCAACGG ACTGAGCTATCTTCACTCGAAAGATATCGTGCATCGGGACGTCAAACCTGAGAACATGCTTCTTGACGCAGAAGCGGTCGTTAAGATCGCCGACTTTGGCGTCACCCGTGTCCAGGCTAAGAATCCGGAGGACATGACAGGCATGACAGGCACTCTCGGTTACATGGCCCCGGAG GTTATTGAGGACAAGCCATACGACAGAAAGTGCGATGTTTACAGCTTTGGGATTTGCTTGTGGGCGATCTACTGCTGTGACATACCGTACTATCCAGGCATGAGCTCCATAGAGATCTCGTCTGCTGTTGTTCACAAT AATCTGCGACCTAAGATCCCACGCTGCTGCCCAACCCGGTTGGCGAACATCATGAAGAGATGCTGGGACGCTGACCCTGATAAGCGGCCCGAGATGAAGGAGGTGGTGCATCTCCTGGAGGATCTTGACACGACCAAGGGCGGAGGCATGATTCCGGAAGGGACGAACCCCGGGTGCTTCTGCTTTTTCGGACCCCGGCGTGTAGGTCCATAG
- the LOC123054362 gene encoding 26S proteasome non-ATPase regulatory subunit 1 homolog A isoform X2, with amino-acid sequence MAAVATVSSAGGILAMLHEPAEELKLHALASLNSVVHLFYPEISTSIPTIESLYEDEEFDQRQLAALVVSKVFYYLGELNDALLYALGAGPLFDVSEDSDYAHALLAKALDEYASFKTRASKATEEEENVDPRLEAIVERMLEKYDKILPFVHILLFIRWSIQLTVTLCCRCVLDGKYQQAMGMAVECRRLDKLEEAIVRCDNIHGALSYCINLSHQYVSHREYRCEVLRCLVKIYQTLPHPDFLSICQCLMFLGEPETVANILDTLISGSKDDALLAYQIAFDLVENENQAFLLNVRNRLDSQTPEPAGDVQMGDDTTTANGNAHPVDPNEAAHADKLAKLKGILSGEKSIQLTLQFLYSHNRSDLLILKTIKQAVEMRNSVCHSATICSNAIMHAGTTVDTFLRENLEWLSRATNWAKFSATAGLGVIHRGHLQQGRALMAPYLPQSGAVGGGSPYSEGGALYALGLIHANHGEGIKQFLRESLRNTSAEVIQHGACLGLGLASLGTADEEVFEDIKNVLYTDSAVAGEAAGIGMGLLMVGTASEKAAEMLAYAHDTQHEKIIRGLALGIALTVYGREEEADTLIEQMTRDQDPILRYGGMYALALAYRGTANNKAIHQLLHFAVSDVSDDVRRTAVMGLGFVLYNEPEQTPRIVSLLSESYNPHVRYGAALAVGISCAGTGLSDAISLLEPLTSDVVDFVRQGALIAMAMVMIQTNESFDSRVGTFRRQLEKIILDKHEDTMSKMGAILASGILDAGGRNVTIKLLSRNKHDKLTAVIGLAVFTQFWYWYPLLYFISLAFSPTAIIGLNSNLEVPKFEFLSHAKPSLFEYPKPTTQQTTTSAVKLPTAILSTYAKAKSRAKKDAESKAANQEKTAEAESKANQEKSTAESKPSQEKSTDAESKAKTTEDASGSTSGEAAKTQEKDGDAMQVDGAAEKKAPEPEPAFQILANPARVVPAQEKFIKFIEGSRYVPVRPAPCGFILLRDTQPSEAEELVLTDAPATVATGAGNNAAAAAAGQGSAAMAVDDEPQPPQPFEYSA; translated from the exons atggcggcggtggcgactGTCAGCTCGGCCGGCGGGATCCTCGCCATGCTCCACGAGCCGGCGGAGGAGCTCAAGctgcacgcgctcgccagcctcaaCTCCGTCGTCCACCTCTTCTACCCCGAGATCTCCACCAGCATCCCCACCAT TGAGAGCTTGTATGAAGATGAGGAGTTTGACCAGAGACAGCTAGCTGCACTAGTTGTTTCTAAG GTATTTTATTACTTGGGCGAGTTAAATGATGCACTATTGTATGCACTTGGTGCTGGGCCTCTGTTTGACGTTTCTGAGGATTCAGATTATGCTCATGCTCTTCTAG CCAAAGCATTAGATGAATATGCGAGTTTCAAGACAAGAGCTTCTAAAGCTACCGAGGAAGAAGAAAATGTGGATCCTAGATTAGAGGCCATAGTGGAGAGGATGTTGGAGAAGTATGATAAGATCCTACCGTTTGTGCATATTCTCTTATTTATCAGATGGAGTATTCAGCTAACAGTTACTCTTTGCTGTAGGTGTGTTCTTGATGGGAAATACCAACAGGCCATGGGTATGGCTGTTGAATGCAGGAGACTGGATAAACTGGAGGAAGCAATTGTTCGGTGTGATAATATTCACGGGGCTCTTTCATATTGCATCAACCTTTCTCATCAATATGTTAGTCACCGTGAATATCGCTGTGAG GTTCTTCGCTGTCTTGTTAAAATATACCAGACTTTGCCGCATCCAGATTTTCTGAGCATCTGCCAGTGCCTTATGTTTCTGGGTGAGCCTGAAACTGTTGCGAATATATTGGACACACTAATTTCTGGAAGCAAG GATGATGCTCTCCTTGCATACCAAATTGCTTTTGATCTGGTGGAAAATGAAAATCAGGCCTTCCTTCTGAATGTGAGGAATCGCCTGGACTCACAGACTCCTG AACCAGCGGGTGATGTTCAGATGGGAGATGACACTACTACGGCAAATGGAAatgctcacccagttgatccaaatGAGGCAGCGCATGCTGATAAGCTTGCAAAACTTAAAGGGATACTGTCAGGGGAGAAGTCTATTCAGCTTACGCTGCAGTTTTTGTATAGCCACAACAG GTCCGATCTTCTAATTCTGAAGACAATAAAGCAGGCCGTGGAAATGAGGAACAGTGTTTGCCATAGCGCAACTATTTGTTCCAATGCGATCATGCATGCAGGAACAACTGTAGATACTTTTCTAAGAGAGAATCTG GAGTGGTTGAGCAGGGCTACTAATTGGGCTAAATTCAGTGCAACAGCTGGGCTAGGTGTGATTCATAGAGGCCACCTTCAGCAAGGTCGGGCTTTGATGGCCCCATACCTACCTCAAAGTGGTGCAGTTGGTGGTGGCAGTCCATACTCGGAAGGTGGTGCCCTCTATGCTTTAGGTTTGATTCATGCCAACCATGGTGAAGGAATCAAACAATTCCTCCGTGAAAGCCTTCGCAACACCAGTGCAGAG GTCATCCAGCATGGTGCTTGTTTGGGACTTGGGCTTGCCTCTCTGGGGACAGCAGATGAAGAAGTGTTTGAGGACATAAAGAATGTCCTTTACACAGACAGTGCTGTGGCTGGTGAAGCAGCTGGTATTGGCATGGGTTTGCTCATGGTAGGGACAGCCAGCGAGAAGGCTGCTGAGATGCTCGCTTATGCACATGATACACAGCATGAAAAGATTATCAG GGGTTTGGCACTTGGCATCGCATTGACGGTGTATGGCAGGGAAGAGGAAGCTGACACCTTGATCGAACAAATGACTAGAGATCAAGATCCCATACTACGTTATGGTGGTATGTATGCATTGGCTCTAGCCTACAGAGGAACCGCGAATAACAAAGCTATCCATCAGCTGCTGCATTTTGCTGTATCGGACGTCAGTGATGATGTTCGTAGGACTGCAGTTATGGGTCTTGGATTTGTTCTATACAACGAACCTGAGCAG ACTCCAAGAATTGTGTCCCTGCTCTCTGAATCATACAACCCGCATGTTCGTTATGGTGCAGCTTTAGCTGTTGGGATATCCTGTGCAGGAACAGGGTTAAGTGATGCCATTTCCTTGTTGGAGCCTCTCACGTCGGACGTTGTTGACTTTGTACGCCAGGGGGCTCTAATTGCCATGGCAATGGTCATGATCCagacgaatgaatcctttgattcTCGTGTTGGAACATTCAGGCGTCAGTTGGAGAAGATCATCCTTGACAAGCATGAGGACACCATGAGCAAAATGGGTGCCATACTTGCTTCTGGTATTCTGGATGCTGGTGGTAGGAATGTCACAATCAAACTTCTCTCGAGGAACAAGCATGACAAGCTCACTGCTGTGATTGGCCTCGCTGTTTTCACCCAGTTCTGGTACTGGTACCCACTCCTATACTTTATCAGCTTGGCCTTCTCGCCAACAGCCATCATTGGTCTCAACTCGAACCTGGAAGTGCCTAAGTTCGAATTCCTGTCACATGCTAAACCGTCCCTCTTTGAGTATCCGAAGCCGACCACTCAGCAGACTACGACTTCAGCAGTCAAGCTGCCCACAGCCATTTTGTCAACCTATGCCAAGGCAAAATCTAGGGCGAAGAAGGATGCAGAAAGCAAAGCTGCTAACCAGGAGAAGACAGCAGAAGCAGAAAGCAAAGCTAACCAGGAGAAGTCAACAGCAGAAAGCAAACCTAGCCAGGAGAAATCAACGGACGCAGAAAGCAAAGCTAAGACAACGGAAGATGCTTCTGGTTCTACTTCAGGCGAGGCAGCTAAGACACAGGAGAAGGATGGTGATGCAATGCAG GTTGACGGCGCGGCAGAGAAGAAGGCCCCGGAGCCAGAACCGGCCTTCCAGATCCTGGCGAACCCAGCCCGTGTTGTCCCCGCGCAGGAGAAGTTCATCAAGTTCATCGAGGGCAGCCGATACGTCCCCGTGAGGCCCGCCCCCTGTGGGTTCATCCTCCTCCGAGACACGCAGCCCAGCGAGGCGGAGGAGCTGGTGCTCACCGACGCCCCTGCGACCGTGGCCACGGGCGCTGGCAACAATGCAGCAGCCGCTGCTGCGGGGCAAGGCTCGGCCGCCATGGCCGTCGACGACGAGCCCCAGCCGCCCCAACCTTTCGAGTACTCGGCGTAG
- the LOC123054362 gene encoding 26S proteasome non-ATPase regulatory subunit 1 homolog A isoform X3, with the protein MAAVATVSSAGGILAMLHEPAEELKLHALASLNSVVHLFYPEISTSIPTIESLYEDEEFDQRQLAALVVSKVFYYLGELNDALLYALGAGPLFDVSEDSDYAHALLAKALDEYASFKTRASKATEEEENVDPRLEAIVERMLEKCVLDGKYQQAMGMAVECRRLDKLEEAIVRCDNIHGALSYCINLSHQYVSHREYRCEVLRCLVKIYQTLPHPDFLSICQCLMFLGEPETVANILDTLISGSKDDALLAYQIAFDLVENENQAFLLNVRNRLDSQTPGQSNPDSGSALPVDQTVNAGTTSTEPAGDVQMGDDTTTANGNAHPVDPNEAAHADKLAKLKGILSGEKSIQLTLQFLYSHNRSDLLILKTIKQAVEMRNSVCHSATICSNAIMHAGTTVDTFLRENLEWLSRATNWAKFSATAGLGVIHRGHLQQGRALMAPYLPQSGAVGGGSPYSEGGALYALGLIHANHGEGIKQFLRESLRNTSAEVIQHGACLGLGLASLGTADEEVFEDIKNVLYTDSAVAGEAAGIGMGLLMVGTASEKAAEMLAYAHDTQHEKIIRGLALGIALTVYGREEEADTLIEQMTRDQDPILRYGGMYALALAYRGTANNKAIHQLLHFAVSDVSDDVRRTAVMGLGFVLYNEPEQTPRIVSLLSESYNPHVRYGAALAVGISCAGTGLSDAISLLEPLTSDVVDFVRQGALIAMAMVMIQTNESFDSRVGTFRRQLEKIILDKHEDTMSKMGAILASGILDAGGRNVTIKLLSRNKHDKLTAVIGLAVFTQFWYWYPLLYFISLAFSPTAIIGLNSNLEVPKFEFLSHAKPSLFEYPKPTTQQTTTSAVKLPTAILSTYAKAKSRAKKDAESKAANQEKTAEAESKANQEKSTAESKPSQEKSTDAESKAKTTEDASGSTSGEAAKTQEKDGDAMQVDGAAEKKAPEPEPAFQILANPARVVPAQEKFIKFIEGSRYVPVRPAPCGFILLRDTQPSEAEELVLTDAPATVATGAGNNAAAAAAGQGSAAMAVDDEPQPPQPFEYSA; encoded by the exons atggcggcggtggcgactGTCAGCTCGGCCGGCGGGATCCTCGCCATGCTCCACGAGCCGGCGGAGGAGCTCAAGctgcacgcgctcgccagcctcaaCTCCGTCGTCCACCTCTTCTACCCCGAGATCTCCACCAGCATCCCCACCAT TGAGAGCTTGTATGAAGATGAGGAGTTTGACCAGAGACAGCTAGCTGCACTAGTTGTTTCTAAG GTATTTTATTACTTGGGCGAGTTAAATGATGCACTATTGTATGCACTTGGTGCTGGGCCTCTGTTTGACGTTTCTGAGGATTCAGATTATGCTCATGCTCTTCTAG CCAAAGCATTAGATGAATATGCGAGTTTCAAGACAAGAGCTTCTAAAGCTACCGAGGAAGAAGAAAATGTGGATCCTAGATTAGAGGCCATAGTGGAGAGGATGTTGGAGAA GTGTGTTCTTGATGGGAAATACCAACAGGCCATGGGTATGGCTGTTGAATGCAGGAGACTGGATAAACTGGAGGAAGCAATTGTTCGGTGTGATAATATTCACGGGGCTCTTTCATATTGCATCAACCTTTCTCATCAATATGTTAGTCACCGTGAATATCGCTGTGAG GTTCTTCGCTGTCTTGTTAAAATATACCAGACTTTGCCGCATCCAGATTTTCTGAGCATCTGCCAGTGCCTTATGTTTCTGGGTGAGCCTGAAACTGTTGCGAATATATTGGACACACTAATTTCTGGAAGCAAG GATGATGCTCTCCTTGCATACCAAATTGCTTTTGATCTGGTGGAAAATGAAAATCAGGCCTTCCTTCTGAATGTGAGGAATCGCCTGGACTCACAGACTCCTGGTCAGTCCAACCCTGATAGTGGTTCAGCTTTACCAGTTGATCAGACTGTTAACGCGGGTACAACTAGCACAGAACCAGCGGGTGATGTTCAGATGGGAGATGACACTACTACGGCAAATGGAAatgctcacccagttgatccaaatGAGGCAGCGCATGCTGATAAGCTTGCAAAACTTAAAGGGATACTGTCAGGGGAGAAGTCTATTCAGCTTACGCTGCAGTTTTTGTATAGCCACAACAG GTCCGATCTTCTAATTCTGAAGACAATAAAGCAGGCCGTGGAAATGAGGAACAGTGTTTGCCATAGCGCAACTATTTGTTCCAATGCGATCATGCATGCAGGAACAACTGTAGATACTTTTCTAAGAGAGAATCTG GAGTGGTTGAGCAGGGCTACTAATTGGGCTAAATTCAGTGCAACAGCTGGGCTAGGTGTGATTCATAGAGGCCACCTTCAGCAAGGTCGGGCTTTGATGGCCCCATACCTACCTCAAAGTGGTGCAGTTGGTGGTGGCAGTCCATACTCGGAAGGTGGTGCCCTCTATGCTTTAGGTTTGATTCATGCCAACCATGGTGAAGGAATCAAACAATTCCTCCGTGAAAGCCTTCGCAACACCAGTGCAGAG GTCATCCAGCATGGTGCTTGTTTGGGACTTGGGCTTGCCTCTCTGGGGACAGCAGATGAAGAAGTGTTTGAGGACATAAAGAATGTCCTTTACACAGACAGTGCTGTGGCTGGTGAAGCAGCTGGTATTGGCATGGGTTTGCTCATGGTAGGGACAGCCAGCGAGAAGGCTGCTGAGATGCTCGCTTATGCACATGATACACAGCATGAAAAGATTATCAG GGGTTTGGCACTTGGCATCGCATTGACGGTGTATGGCAGGGAAGAGGAAGCTGACACCTTGATCGAACAAATGACTAGAGATCAAGATCCCATACTACGTTATGGTGGTATGTATGCATTGGCTCTAGCCTACAGAGGAACCGCGAATAACAAAGCTATCCATCAGCTGCTGCATTTTGCTGTATCGGACGTCAGTGATGATGTTCGTAGGACTGCAGTTATGGGTCTTGGATTTGTTCTATACAACGAACCTGAGCAG ACTCCAAGAATTGTGTCCCTGCTCTCTGAATCATACAACCCGCATGTTCGTTATGGTGCAGCTTTAGCTGTTGGGATATCCTGTGCAGGAACAGGGTTAAGTGATGCCATTTCCTTGTTGGAGCCTCTCACGTCGGACGTTGTTGACTTTGTACGCCAGGGGGCTCTAATTGCCATGGCAATGGTCATGATCCagacgaatgaatcctttgattcTCGTGTTGGAACATTCAGGCGTCAGTTGGAGAAGATCATCCTTGACAAGCATGAGGACACCATGAGCAAAATGGGTGCCATACTTGCTTCTGGTATTCTGGATGCTGGTGGTAGGAATGTCACAATCAAACTTCTCTCGAGGAACAAGCATGACAAGCTCACTGCTGTGATTGGCCTCGCTGTTTTCACCCAGTTCTGGTACTGGTACCCACTCCTATACTTTATCAGCTTGGCCTTCTCGCCAACAGCCATCATTGGTCTCAACTCGAACCTGGAAGTGCCTAAGTTCGAATTCCTGTCACATGCTAAACCGTCCCTCTTTGAGTATCCGAAGCCGACCACTCAGCAGACTACGACTTCAGCAGTCAAGCTGCCCACAGCCATTTTGTCAACCTATGCCAAGGCAAAATCTAGGGCGAAGAAGGATGCAGAAAGCAAAGCTGCTAACCAGGAGAAGACAGCAGAAGCAGAAAGCAAAGCTAACCAGGAGAAGTCAACAGCAGAAAGCAAACCTAGCCAGGAGAAATCAACGGACGCAGAAAGCAAAGCTAAGACAACGGAAGATGCTTCTGGTTCTACTTCAGGCGAGGCAGCTAAGACACAGGAGAAGGATGGTGATGCAATGCAG GTTGACGGCGCGGCAGAGAAGAAGGCCCCGGAGCCAGAACCGGCCTTCCAGATCCTGGCGAACCCAGCCCGTGTTGTCCCCGCGCAGGAGAAGTTCATCAAGTTCATCGAGGGCAGCCGATACGTCCCCGTGAGGCCCGCCCCCTGTGGGTTCATCCTCCTCCGAGACACGCAGCCCAGCGAGGCGGAGGAGCTGGTGCTCACCGACGCCCCTGCGACCGTGGCCACGGGCGCTGGCAACAATGCAGCAGCCGCTGCTGCGGGGCAAGGCTCGGCCGCCATGGCCGTCGACGACGAGCCCCAGCCGCCCCAACCTTTCGAGTACTCGGCGTAG
- the LOC123054362 gene encoding 26S proteasome non-ATPase regulatory subunit 1 homolog A isoform X1: MAAVATVSSAGGILAMLHEPAEELKLHALASLNSVVHLFYPEISTSIPTIESLYEDEEFDQRQLAALVVSKVFYYLGELNDALLYALGAGPLFDVSEDSDYAHALLAKALDEYASFKTRASKATEEEENVDPRLEAIVERMLEKYDKILPFVHILLFIRWSIQLTVTLCCRCVLDGKYQQAMGMAVECRRLDKLEEAIVRCDNIHGALSYCINLSHQYVSHREYRCEVLRCLVKIYQTLPHPDFLSICQCLMFLGEPETVANILDTLISGSKDDALLAYQIAFDLVENENQAFLLNVRNRLDSQTPGQSNPDSGSALPVDQTVNAGTTSTEPAGDVQMGDDTTTANGNAHPVDPNEAAHADKLAKLKGILSGEKSIQLTLQFLYSHNRSDLLILKTIKQAVEMRNSVCHSATICSNAIMHAGTTVDTFLRENLEWLSRATNWAKFSATAGLGVIHRGHLQQGRALMAPYLPQSGAVGGGSPYSEGGALYALGLIHANHGEGIKQFLRESLRNTSAEVIQHGACLGLGLASLGTADEEVFEDIKNVLYTDSAVAGEAAGIGMGLLMVGTASEKAAEMLAYAHDTQHEKIIRGLALGIALTVYGREEEADTLIEQMTRDQDPILRYGGMYALALAYRGTANNKAIHQLLHFAVSDVSDDVRRTAVMGLGFVLYNEPEQTPRIVSLLSESYNPHVRYGAALAVGISCAGTGLSDAISLLEPLTSDVVDFVRQGALIAMAMVMIQTNESFDSRVGTFRRQLEKIILDKHEDTMSKMGAILASGILDAGGRNVTIKLLSRNKHDKLTAVIGLAVFTQFWYWYPLLYFISLAFSPTAIIGLNSNLEVPKFEFLSHAKPSLFEYPKPTTQQTTTSAVKLPTAILSTYAKAKSRAKKDAESKAANQEKTAEAESKANQEKSTAESKPSQEKSTDAESKAKTTEDASGSTSGEAAKTQEKDGDAMQVDGAAEKKAPEPEPAFQILANPARVVPAQEKFIKFIEGSRYVPVRPAPCGFILLRDTQPSEAEELVLTDAPATVATGAGNNAAAAAAGQGSAAMAVDDEPQPPQPFEYSA, translated from the exons atggcggcggtggcgactGTCAGCTCGGCCGGCGGGATCCTCGCCATGCTCCACGAGCCGGCGGAGGAGCTCAAGctgcacgcgctcgccagcctcaaCTCCGTCGTCCACCTCTTCTACCCCGAGATCTCCACCAGCATCCCCACCAT TGAGAGCTTGTATGAAGATGAGGAGTTTGACCAGAGACAGCTAGCTGCACTAGTTGTTTCTAAG GTATTTTATTACTTGGGCGAGTTAAATGATGCACTATTGTATGCACTTGGTGCTGGGCCTCTGTTTGACGTTTCTGAGGATTCAGATTATGCTCATGCTCTTCTAG CCAAAGCATTAGATGAATATGCGAGTTTCAAGACAAGAGCTTCTAAAGCTACCGAGGAAGAAGAAAATGTGGATCCTAGATTAGAGGCCATAGTGGAGAGGATGTTGGAGAAGTATGATAAGATCCTACCGTTTGTGCATATTCTCTTATTTATCAGATGGAGTATTCAGCTAACAGTTACTCTTTGCTGTAGGTGTGTTCTTGATGGGAAATACCAACAGGCCATGGGTATGGCTGTTGAATGCAGGAGACTGGATAAACTGGAGGAAGCAATTGTTCGGTGTGATAATATTCACGGGGCTCTTTCATATTGCATCAACCTTTCTCATCAATATGTTAGTCACCGTGAATATCGCTGTGAG GTTCTTCGCTGTCTTGTTAAAATATACCAGACTTTGCCGCATCCAGATTTTCTGAGCATCTGCCAGTGCCTTATGTTTCTGGGTGAGCCTGAAACTGTTGCGAATATATTGGACACACTAATTTCTGGAAGCAAG GATGATGCTCTCCTTGCATACCAAATTGCTTTTGATCTGGTGGAAAATGAAAATCAGGCCTTCCTTCTGAATGTGAGGAATCGCCTGGACTCACAGACTCCTGGTCAGTCCAACCCTGATAGTGGTTCAGCTTTACCAGTTGATCAGACTGTTAACGCGGGTACAACTAGCACAGAACCAGCGGGTGATGTTCAGATGGGAGATGACACTACTACGGCAAATGGAAatgctcacccagttgatccaaatGAGGCAGCGCATGCTGATAAGCTTGCAAAACTTAAAGGGATACTGTCAGGGGAGAAGTCTATTCAGCTTACGCTGCAGTTTTTGTATAGCCACAACAG GTCCGATCTTCTAATTCTGAAGACAATAAAGCAGGCCGTGGAAATGAGGAACAGTGTTTGCCATAGCGCAACTATTTGTTCCAATGCGATCATGCATGCAGGAACAACTGTAGATACTTTTCTAAGAGAGAATCTG GAGTGGTTGAGCAGGGCTACTAATTGGGCTAAATTCAGTGCAACAGCTGGGCTAGGTGTGATTCATAGAGGCCACCTTCAGCAAGGTCGGGCTTTGATGGCCCCATACCTACCTCAAAGTGGTGCAGTTGGTGGTGGCAGTCCATACTCGGAAGGTGGTGCCCTCTATGCTTTAGGTTTGATTCATGCCAACCATGGTGAAGGAATCAAACAATTCCTCCGTGAAAGCCTTCGCAACACCAGTGCAGAG GTCATCCAGCATGGTGCTTGTTTGGGACTTGGGCTTGCCTCTCTGGGGACAGCAGATGAAGAAGTGTTTGAGGACATAAAGAATGTCCTTTACACAGACAGTGCTGTGGCTGGTGAAGCAGCTGGTATTGGCATGGGTTTGCTCATGGTAGGGACAGCCAGCGAGAAGGCTGCTGAGATGCTCGCTTATGCACATGATACACAGCATGAAAAGATTATCAG GGGTTTGGCACTTGGCATCGCATTGACGGTGTATGGCAGGGAAGAGGAAGCTGACACCTTGATCGAACAAATGACTAGAGATCAAGATCCCATACTACGTTATGGTGGTATGTATGCATTGGCTCTAGCCTACAGAGGAACCGCGAATAACAAAGCTATCCATCAGCTGCTGCATTTTGCTGTATCGGACGTCAGTGATGATGTTCGTAGGACTGCAGTTATGGGTCTTGGATTTGTTCTATACAACGAACCTGAGCAG ACTCCAAGAATTGTGTCCCTGCTCTCTGAATCATACAACCCGCATGTTCGTTATGGTGCAGCTTTAGCTGTTGGGATATCCTGTGCAGGAACAGGGTTAAGTGATGCCATTTCCTTGTTGGAGCCTCTCACGTCGGACGTTGTTGACTTTGTACGCCAGGGGGCTCTAATTGCCATGGCAATGGTCATGATCCagacgaatgaatcctttgattcTCGTGTTGGAACATTCAGGCGTCAGTTGGAGAAGATCATCCTTGACAAGCATGAGGACACCATGAGCAAAATGGGTGCCATACTTGCTTCTGGTATTCTGGATGCTGGTGGTAGGAATGTCACAATCAAACTTCTCTCGAGGAACAAGCATGACAAGCTCACTGCTGTGATTGGCCTCGCTGTTTTCACCCAGTTCTGGTACTGGTACCCACTCCTATACTTTATCAGCTTGGCCTTCTCGCCAACAGCCATCATTGGTCTCAACTCGAACCTGGAAGTGCCTAAGTTCGAATTCCTGTCACATGCTAAACCGTCCCTCTTTGAGTATCCGAAGCCGACCACTCAGCAGACTACGACTTCAGCAGTCAAGCTGCCCACAGCCATTTTGTCAACCTATGCCAAGGCAAAATCTAGGGCGAAGAAGGATGCAGAAAGCAAAGCTGCTAACCAGGAGAAGACAGCAGAAGCAGAAAGCAAAGCTAACCAGGAGAAGTCAACAGCAGAAAGCAAACCTAGCCAGGAGAAATCAACGGACGCAGAAAGCAAAGCTAAGACAACGGAAGATGCTTCTGGTTCTACTTCAGGCGAGGCAGCTAAGACACAGGAGAAGGATGGTGATGCAATGCAG GTTGACGGCGCGGCAGAGAAGAAGGCCCCGGAGCCAGAACCGGCCTTCCAGATCCTGGCGAACCCAGCCCGTGTTGTCCCCGCGCAGGAGAAGTTCATCAAGTTCATCGAGGGCAGCCGATACGTCCCCGTGAGGCCCGCCCCCTGTGGGTTCATCCTCCTCCGAGACACGCAGCCCAGCGAGGCGGAGGAGCTGGTGCTCACCGACGCCCCTGCGACCGTGGCCACGGGCGCTGGCAACAATGCAGCAGCCGCTGCTGCGGGGCAAGGCTCGGCCGCCATGGCCGTCGACGACGAGCCCCAGCCGCCCCAACCTTTCGAGTACTCGGCGTAG